A window of the Mesotoga prima MesG1.Ag.4.2 genome harbors these coding sequences:
- a CDS encoding AICAR transformylase/IMP cyclohydrolase PurH: MNIKRAFVSVHDKSRVEKIAGYLVSNGVEIIATDHTAEYLIDHGVEAIKVADYTGFPSIFDGRLKAIHPKIIGGILAIQDLPAHIEEMREHSILPFDMIVMNLKPFESAVKESPDESNLSKEIDISGPALLMAGAKNHRDIVVISDPMDYDEVIDSLEDCGDVPLLKRRRYALKAIYAALLYNSSIHKALSQIFASEKYDYTVMEHVMQLLYGDNPSQKAHLLKLSKEPGLLDEVQIGNPAIGLKKSQLRNINVFMELYYYSDNISLFLDKGKIIKVFAGKVPDDFSTGGPDTMFASTFAIDGDTLKRLSDDGVEAFGGVFDRDAIRAARERDIMILTVPVHEAVTLSKETYSGFGNYFVRELTFEMKKYDLDTDGRLALYCSRVNRANNFSVFKDGESLLLKSGLSYEELQSYDFGSHDLRDSVMASDNDLTDDLIVRILASGVRQIILPGTKRTYSNRSILVLGIDFTRLNN, translated from the coding sequence ATGAACATAAAGCGTGCCTTTGTCAGCGTACATGACAAGTCAAGAGTGGAAAAGATCGCTGGATATCTGGTTTCGAACGGTGTAGAAATCATCGCCACTGATCACACTGCGGAATATCTTATAGATCATGGTGTCGAGGCAATAAAGGTCGCTGATTACACTGGGTTTCCTTCGATATTCGACGGAAGGCTGAAAGCTATCCACCCAAAGATTATAGGTGGAATTCTTGCGATCCAGGATCTTCCTGCCCATATTGAGGAAATGAGGGAACATTCGATTCTGCCTTTCGACATGATAGTTATGAATCTCAAGCCTTTTGAGTCCGCCGTAAAGGAATCACCGGATGAGTCTAATCTCTCAAAAGAGATCGATATCAGTGGACCGGCCCTGCTGATGGCGGGCGCCAAGAACCACAGGGACATTGTAGTCATATCCGATCCTATGGATTATGACGAAGTGATTGACAGTTTAGAGGACTGTGGAGATGTTCCCCTTCTTAAAAGAAGAAGATACGCTCTTAAGGCGATCTACGCTGCCTTGCTTTACAATTCTTCCATTCATAAGGCGTTATCGCAGATTTTTGCTTCCGAGAAATACGACTATACGGTCATGGAACACGTTATGCAGCTGCTTTACGGGGATAACCCCTCTCAGAAGGCTCATTTGCTAAAGCTTTCGAAGGAACCTGGTCTGCTTGATGAGGTTCAGATCGGTAATCCCGCCATTGGACTCAAGAAGTCTCAGCTGAGAAACATTAATGTTTTCATGGAGCTTTATTACTACAGCGACAATATTTCGCTTTTCCTTGACAAAGGTAAGATCATAAAAGTCTTTGCGGGCAAGGTACCGGACGATTTTTCCACGGGCGGTCCCGATACGATGTTTGCTTCGACCTTTGCCATCGATGGTGATACTTTGAAAAGACTGAGTGACGATGGCGTAGAAGCTTTTGGAGGCGTTTTCGACCGCGATGCCATACGCGCTGCAAGAGAGAGAGATATCATGATACTGACCGTACCGGTCCATGAAGCGGTGACACTATCGAAGGAAACGTATTCGGGCTTCGGAAACTATTTTGTAAGAGAACTCACATTTGAGATGAAGAAGTATGACCTTGATACAGACGGAAGGCTCGCTCTCTATTGTTCACGCGTGAACAGGGCGAACAATTTCTCGGTTTTCAAAGACGGTGAAAGTCTGCTTCTAAAAAGTGGTTTGAGTTACGAAGAACTTCAGAGTTACGATTTCGGCAGTCATGATTTGAGGGATTCTGTAATGGCTTCTGACAATGATTTGACCGACGACCTGATAGTGAGAATACTTGCCTCCGGGGTTAGACAGATAATCCTTCCCGGCACAAAAAGGACCTATTCGAACAGAAGCATTCTAGTGCTTGGAATAGACTTCACCAGACTGAACAACTAG
- a CDS encoding peroxiredoxin produces the protein MLLKGEKAIDFSLFGSDLKEYKLNEYLGKKVVLVFYPGAFTSVCQKELCTFRDSLANFESLNATILGISMDSPFANKAFKEQNSLSFQLLSDIGGEVSGKYGGVHQDFAGVRGLTVSKRAVFIVNKDGKISYTWVSDDPRVEPDYTEISNHLKKI, from the coding sequence ATGTTACTAAAAGGAGAAAAGGCGATAGACTTCTCACTATTCGGTTCGGATCTTAAGGAATACAAACTCAACGAATATCTAGGAAAGAAAGTTGTACTGGTTTTCTACCCCGGTGCGTTTACGAGTGTATGTCAAAAGGAACTATGTACATTCAGAGATTCTCTTGCGAACTTTGAGAGCCTTAACGCTACAATTCTCGGGATAAGTATGGACAGCCCTTTTGCCAACAAAGCTTTCAAGGAGCAAAATTCCCTTTCTTTTCAGCTTCTCTCAGATATTGGAGGAGAAGTATCCGGAAAGTACGGCGGCGTGCATCAGGACTTTGCCGGCGTCAGGGGTCTCACTGTTTCAAAGAGAGCCGTATTCATTGTGAATAAAGACGGGAAAATTTCCTACACATGGGTTTCAGACGATCCCAGAGTTGAGCCAGATTACACAGAAATTTCGAATCATCTTAAGAAGATTTAG
- a CDS encoding flavin reductase family protein, with protein sequence MTEFSFPEHSTELLETLRDGRVLIGVTDGVETNLITVGWGFLGYTWNRPVFIAMIRPSRFTHDFFRSSDGFSVNFMSAKWQEALDFCGTRSGKYFDKFKETGLTAREGLSPSIVVVDEADKVLECRVVSKEALTPLALNGSIASTFYGDNSYHSLIFGEITDSYTLP encoded by the coding sequence ATGACAGAATTCAGCTTTCCGGAGCACTCGACGGAGCTTCTTGAAACCCTGAGGGACGGGAGAGTTCTGATCGGAGTGACAGATGGCGTTGAAACGAACTTGATAACCGTTGGCTGGGGTTTCCTGGGTTACACATGGAATCGACCTGTCTTCATTGCCATGATAAGGCCGAGCAGATTCACGCACGATTTTTTCAGAAGCAGCGACGGATTCTCGGTCAATTTCATGTCAGCAAAGTGGCAGGAGGCTCTGGACTTCTGTGGAACAAGAAGCGGAAAGTATTTCGACAAGTTCAAGGAAACCGGATTGACTGCTCGAGAGGGGTTGTCACCTTCAATAGTCGTAGTAGATGAGGCTGACAAAGTTCTGGAGTGTCGCGTTGTTTCAAAGGAAGCGTTGACGCCTTTAGCTCTGAATGGTAGTATAGCCAGCACATTCTATGGCGATAATTCCTATCATTCGCTCATCTTCGGCGAAATTACCGATTCATACACTCTTCCTTGA
- a CDS encoding DMT family transporter — protein sequence MAALTAVFCSVLWGSAFPVLKLSYEEMSIAPDDVSAKLVFAGIRFLGAGIIVLMLSIPLGRKGRTRFAKKDYLHLLALGILQTFLLYFFFYNGLSYTTGMKSSIIMAGENFLVILLAHYIYKNDRLSWKKTIGMILGFAGVFLANFEVGFTLSFVFLGDGFMLIAATIGAFGTMYAKWMSSRRSPFLVSGWQLSIGGFLLLIAGFPGLKGDSLVFTLKGDLLLVYSMLLSAIAFSLWYAILSFHKAGEITMFRFVIPVAGVFLSAAFIPGEALNSYMAFALVLVSAGIVVVNWKKRVVSEDNSAR from the coding sequence ATGGCGGCCTTAACCGCAGTATTCTGCTCTGTTCTTTGGGGCAGTGCTTTTCCGGTGCTGAAACTGAGTTACGAGGAAATGTCTATCGCTCCGGACGACGTTTCAGCCAAACTTGTCTTTGCGGGAATTCGGTTTCTGGGGGCCGGCATCATCGTGCTTATGCTTTCAATACCCCTTGGTAGAAAGGGTAGAACGAGATTCGCGAAGAAGGACTACCTCCATTTGCTGGCGCTCGGGATACTGCAGACTTTTCTGCTATATTTCTTCTTCTATAACGGGCTGAGCTACACAACGGGTATGAAGTCTTCGATAATAATGGCGGGAGAGAACTTTCTCGTTATTCTTCTTGCCCATTACATATACAAGAATGACCGTTTGAGCTGGAAAAAGACAATTGGGATGATACTGGGATTCGCCGGTGTTTTCCTTGCAAATTTTGAAGTCGGCTTTACTCTGAGCTTCGTATTTCTGGGCGACGGATTCATGTTGATCGCGGCGACAATCGGTGCATTCGGCACCATGTATGCCAAATGGATGTCATCTAGGCGATCTCCCTTTCTCGTGTCGGGATGGCAGCTTTCGATCGGCGGCTTTCTTCTCCTGATTGCCGGCTTTCCCGGGTTGAAGGGGGATTCGCTTGTTTTCACGCTCAAGGGAGATCTCCTTCTGGTATATTCTATGCTTCTTTCGGCCATAGCCTTTTCCTTATGGTACGCGATTCTCAGCTTTCACAAAGCCGGTGAGATCACTATGTTTCGTTTCGTGATCCCGGTGGCCGGTGTCTTTCTCTCGGCAGCCTTTATTCCGGGAGAGGCGCTAAATTCGTATATGGCATTTGCCCTCGTATTGGTTTCGGCCGGTATTGTCGTTGTCAATTGGAAGAAAAGGGTAGTCTCAGAAGATAATTCCGCTCGATAA
- a CDS encoding cation:proton antiporter, with protein MILSISLIVILSIAVLSLFERVRPPGLIGLVSLGIALGPGGMNLIDPSLLSISDEVRLLALIVIFMRAGLGLNRRIIKKIGPLALRLSFLPGLFEGFSIMIMAHFFLKLSLIQGGMLGFIIAAVSHAVVGPEMLRLKERDFGKRNEIPSTILAAASMDDVVAIILFTVFLGIEGGQDVSIGMSFLMIPVEIILGISLGALIGFLFSLLLKRFHIRGTKKVLLILSVAFVFHKLEEVLPVATLLGVMAIGFVLRERLPVTADTIAGKMERIWVVAEIFLFVLVGASVNVRAIGDSWLMGLLVILLGLTFRSAGVLAATLGSQMDLRERLFCMISYLPKATVQAAVGGIPLAMGVAYGDVILSVSVLSILTTAPLGAIGIRLAARRFAKNQLRIHSVFSSTLFLVVCKCKSCSRFVRSLRLSFT; from the coding sequence ATGATTCTGAGCATCTCACTTATAGTGATTCTCTCGATCGCAGTTCTTTCACTCTTTGAAAGAGTTCGTCCTCCCGGTCTGATAGGCCTGGTCTCCCTTGGGATAGCTTTGGGACCTGGTGGAATGAATCTCATAGACCCATCATTGCTCTCAATTTCCGATGAAGTCCGGCTGCTCGCACTGATAGTCATATTTATGCGTGCCGGTCTCGGATTGAACCGGAGAATTATCAAGAAGATAGGGCCCCTGGCTCTTCGTCTTAGTTTTCTTCCGGGCCTCTTCGAAGGTTTCTCAATTATGATAATGGCTCACTTCTTCCTGAAACTCAGCCTCATTCAAGGCGGAATGCTAGGCTTCATTATTGCGGCGGTGTCGCATGCGGTAGTAGGTCCCGAGATGCTGAGACTGAAAGAAAGGGACTTCGGAAAGAGAAACGAAATACCTTCTACAATTCTTGCGGCAGCTTCAATGGACGACGTTGTGGCCATTATACTCTTTACAGTGTTTTTGGGAATTGAAGGAGGACAGGACGTCAGTATCGGGATGTCCTTTCTTATGATACCAGTAGAGATTATTCTCGGAATATCTCTTGGGGCGCTAATTGGGTTCCTCTTCAGCTTGTTATTAAAGAGATTCCATATTAGGGGCACTAAGAAGGTTCTCTTGATCCTATCTGTTGCATTCGTTTTCCATAAACTCGAGGAAGTACTCCCTGTAGCGACTCTCCTGGGAGTGATGGCGATAGGTTTTGTGCTTCGAGAGAGACTTCCGGTAACCGCCGACACGATTGCGGGGAAGATGGAGAGAATCTGGGTTGTCGCAGAAATATTCTTATTCGTTCTGGTTGGCGCAAGTGTCAACGTACGTGCGATAGGCGACTCATGGCTTATGGGACTGCTCGTAATTCTTCTTGGACTAACATTTAGAAGCGCAGGCGTTCTGGCCGCCACTCTCGGTTCGCAAATGGATCTTCGCGAAAGGCTCTTCTGCATGATTTCCTATCTGCCAAAGGCCACAGTTCAGGCTGCAGTTGGAGGAATACCCTTAGCAATGGGAGTAGCTTACGGAGATGTGATACTCTCGGTTTCGGTACTCTCGATCCTAACAACGGCCCCTCTTGGCGCCATTGGTATAAGACTCGCTGCAAGAAGGTTTGCGAAAAACCAGTTGAGAATCCACTCAGTTTTCTCTTCGACTCTCTTTCTCGTTGTATGCAAATGTAAAAGCTGTTCTAGATTCGTCAGAAGCCTTCGGCTATCCTTTACCTAG
- a CDS encoding nitrilase-related carbon-nitrogen hydrolase — translation MKDTDFTAIQVWFDQDSFGEEAFRRKMRDYVAEASLLWKGTNHIVVFPEFFATFLYPSFRKLSFEETTAKTLVKYAIKNMGLSFNPFKKAFLRDALVIEAYYHDVFEGIAKEFGTYLLAPSILLPVIDTESEKGRFIRGDKLYNLAYFYNPSGKVVARAFKHNLTKAESSIIFSRGQQELNVVHTEIGVIGIAICYDMFFQSEIEKLDAAGCETVLVPSCNFALWKGRLSDSTQERIWFRDGPIKATSGREKIRYLVNPMATGIVGRDRAQGRSSIWYGGRALAVAREFDREEILNVTI, via the coding sequence ATGAAAGACACTGATTTTACTGCAATACAGGTCTGGTTTGATCAGGATTCATTTGGAGAAGAGGCATTTCGCAGAAAGATGAGAGACTATGTGGCCGAGGCTTCTCTGTTATGGAAGGGAACGAACCACATTGTCGTCTTCCCCGAGTTCTTTGCGACCTTTCTTTACCCATCCTTCAGGAAGCTGAGCTTCGAGGAGACGACGGCAAAGACTCTTGTCAAATATGCGATTAAGAACATGGGGCTTTCTTTCAATCCCTTCAAGAAGGCTTTTCTGAGGGACGCTCTTGTGATCGAAGCCTATTATCATGATGTCTTCGAAGGCATTGCAAAGGAGTTCGGCACTTATCTTCTTGCGCCTTCGATCCTGCTGCCGGTTATCGACACTGAATCGGAAAAAGGGAGATTCATCCGGGGCGATAAGCTCTACAACCTCGCCTACTTCTACAACCCTTCGGGAAAGGTTGTAGCAAGGGCTTTCAAGCACAATTTAACCAAGGCCGAGAGCTCCATTATCTTTTCCAGAGGACAGCAAGAGCTTAACGTCGTGCACACGGAGATAGGAGTAATTGGTATTGCAATCTGCTATGACATGTTCTTTCAGAGCGAAATAGAGAAACTGGATGCCGCAGGTTGTGAGACAGTTCTTGTTCCTTCGTGCAACTTTGCCTTGTGGAAGGGAAGACTGAGTGACTCGACGCAGGAGAGGATATGGTTTCGTGATGGGCCGATCAAAGCAACATCAGGTAGGGAGAAGATTCGATATCTTGTAAATCCAATGGCGACTGGAATTGTCGGCAGAGACAGGGCGCAGGGGAGATCTTCCATATGGTACGGAGGAAGGGCGCTTGCCGTTGCCAGAGAATTCGATAGGGAAGAGATACTAAACGTTACGATTTAA
- a CDS encoding D-alanine--D-alanine ligase family protein, which yields MRITVVHDTPLNLHHQEMVNSVVSSLEKIFEVDSRPFEIDAVGRLRGTDLVFNLTTAMGNTERQVHLPAVLDLLGIPFTGSGTTANALCINKTLTKLIMKAYGISTPEFFSVRPGETADNLPFSPAIVKPVKEGGAKGIWEDSVVESVDDMQRAVSRIHERFQQPALVERFIEGREFTVGIVGNEVLPIMEIDFSSLPDHLETFYSYRVKQFHGDETNYICPAKISRREETVIREFSMRVFQVLDLKDYCRIDLKIDDEGKIYFLEVNSLPLLVPDYSDIVKMAETRGWSYEDLINRIVASAIRRYGIGKENGRV from the coding sequence ATGAGAATTACTGTCGTTCATGACACGCCGCTCAATCTTCATCATCAAGAGATGGTCAATAGTGTCGTGAGCTCGCTCGAGAAGATTTTCGAAGTTGATTCGAGACCATTTGAGATCGATGCTGTGGGCAGACTTAGAGGCACTGATCTCGTATTCAATCTCACTACCGCCATGGGCAATACCGAGAGGCAGGTCCATCTTCCGGCCGTGCTGGATCTTCTGGGCATACCCTTCACCGGCTCGGGCACTACGGCCAACGCTCTTTGTATAAACAAGACGCTCACAAAGTTAATCATGAAGGCCTATGGAATATCCACTCCCGAATTCTTTTCGGTACGTCCCGGAGAAACTGCCGACAACCTTCCGTTCAGTCCGGCGATCGTCAAACCCGTCAAGGAAGGAGGCGCAAAGGGTATCTGGGAGGACTCGGTTGTGGAAAGCGTTGATGACATGCAGAGAGCGGTTTCACGTATTCACGAGAGATTTCAACAGCCCGCTCTCGTTGAGAGATTCATTGAAGGAAGGGAGTTCACCGTCGGGATTGTTGGCAATGAAGTTCTTCCAATCATGGAGATAGATTTCTCGTCACTGCCAGATCACCTTGAAACCTTCTATTCCTACAGGGTGAAACAGTTTCACGGTGACGAGACGAATTACATCTGTCCCGCGAAGATCTCGCGGAGAGAGGAAACAGTTATAAGAGAGTTTTCGATGAGAGTCTTCCAGGTGCTCGATCTAAAGGACTATTGTCGCATAGATTTAAAGATCGACGACGAAGGTAAGATCTACTTCCTGGAGGTCAATTCCCTTCCTCTCCTTGTACCGGACTACTCCGATATCGTTAAGATGGCTGAGACCAGAGGGTGGAGCTACGAAGATCTCATTAACAGAATCGTCGCTTCAGCAATCCGTAGATATGGAATCGGGAAAGAAAATGGAAGAGTATAA
- a CDS encoding amidohydrolase family protein, with translation MEEYKEILDYIRQVPVIDTHEHLVHSEDLLQGRDDVLQEFLIHYMSSDLISSGLCPEVLAIARDSERDLVYRWKLIEDYWEFCRHTGYARALDDSIREIYGIDGIRGSTIEELGEKFREANRPGHMREILKDLCNIELAIIDPWTGRFECDRSLFRRVWQPQNYIIPMPPEFDIVGWLEETYAVEIRSLNDWLKVFEMELDENISNGIVGLKSVLAYHRPIRFEEVSLDDAATAFRKALEERGRRRPDRNRGLLIPEIVQDYVMHYILSVANERGLFIQFHTGFLEGNRGILSNSNPELLENLFSKYPRVKFDLFHIGYPYWGVTAALAKTYPNVFIDMCWSHIISPVSARNALSDFLDAVPFNKISGFGGDYAIVDAIYGHLKIARENIARVLADKIGDSTLTVSQAVRIAERLLHDNPKEILLNNL, from the coding sequence ATGGAAGAGTATAAAGAGATCCTAGATTACATAAGGCAGGTTCCGGTGATCGACACACATGAACACCTGGTCCATTCTGAAGATTTGCTCCAGGGGCGCGACGATGTTCTTCAAGAGTTTCTCATTCACTACATGAGCTCCGACCTGATCTCTTCGGGGCTCTGCCCGGAGGTTCTGGCCATCGCTAGAGATAGTGAGAGAGATCTCGTCTACCGATGGAAGCTAATTGAAGATTACTGGGAGTTCTGCAGGCACACCGGCTACGCTAGGGCTCTAGATGATTCGATAAGAGAGATATACGGGATCGACGGAATAAGGGGTTCAACAATAGAGGAGCTAGGAGAGAAATTCAGGGAGGCAAACAGACCGGGGCACATGAGAGAGATCCTGAAGGATTTATGTAACATAGAACTCGCGATAATTGATCCATGGACGGGCCGATTCGAGTGCGACAGGAGCCTTTTCAGAAGGGTCTGGCAACCACAAAACTACATAATTCCCATGCCTCCGGAATTCGATATAGTAGGTTGGCTGGAGGAGACCTACGCCGTAGAAATCAGATCGCTCAACGACTGGCTCAAAGTCTTCGAAATGGAGTTAGACGAGAATATTTCGAACGGCATCGTCGGTCTGAAGAGCGTTCTGGCGTATCATAGGCCGATTAGATTTGAAGAAGTAAGTCTAGACGATGCCGCAACTGCATTTCGTAAGGCCCTTGAAGAAAGGGGAAGAAGAAGGCCCGATCGTAACAGAGGCCTCTTGATTCCCGAAATAGTGCAGGATTATGTGATGCATTACATACTTTCCGTGGCAAATGAACGGGGTCTTTTCATTCAGTTTCACACCGGGTTTCTCGAAGGTAATCGTGGAATACTGAGTAATTCTAATCCCGAACTACTAGAAAATCTCTTTTCAAAATATCCGCGCGTGAAATTCGATCTCTTTCACATAGGATATCCTTACTGGGGAGTCACTGCGGCTCTTGCCAAGACCTATCCAAACGTCTTCATCGACATGTGCTGGTCTCACATCATATCGCCAGTTTCTGCGCGGAACGCTTTGAGCGATTTTCTGGATGCGGTACCGTTCAACAAGATTTCCGGTTTTGGCGGGGACTATGCAATCGTTGACGCGATCTACGGCCATCTCAAGATCGCGAGAGAAAACATCGCCCGGGTTCTTGCGGATAAGATAGGAGATAGTACTCTTACTGTTTCACAGGCGGTAAGAATTGCCGAACGGCTTCTCCATGACAATCCGAAAGAAATCCTCCTTAACAATCTTTGA
- a CDS encoding Ig-like domain-containing protein, with the protein MVVKRNRLVLLLSILIILLLTACPRNPENNDPVWNLPVGDRSVEETETLEITLSDHVSDPDGNSLSFSLSGKGSISAGGVYSYSPGIGEASTDFEESAVYAVTITANDGKGGAASENFNVTVTPENDPPVWLTVPDKTVQEGSTLTILLTTYASDPDGDALAFDIPEGPGEIDGNNYEYTPSYEEAAMNFEEAAVYNVELRAIDSKGATATTSFQVTVTNKNRVPELSIPSPQYVTAGKTLTLDVALFAYDPDGDAISFSKVAGVGSVTGSTFTYSPALSDSGTRNATIRANDGNGGVTDQTVEININASHINNPPNVPGKPLPANNAMTQPAALTLTWFGGDPDGDPVTYDVYFGLSPAALSFKTNTSTRTYSTGSLNSSTYYYWQIVAKDNKGASTTGPVWRFRTAPTQAFVENFESYSAGSIVSSFGPWYYQEYGSVTNPIITEIAGHGKVIAFYGGNGYSVVYTPKVDPFKLGYLEYDVRLASTSIPRWGWIGPNNSLAYTGIGYLDGKRAIVCWTQEGGSYHSERVMDIGPGIWYRVKVVFNMSTGGAAVYVDGTFKRSFSFTPVPSGTNGVRMSTSNYNYSYVMFDNISLWVTDTGYVP; encoded by the coding sequence ATGGTAGTGAAAAGGAACCGTCTTGTACTGCTTTTAAGTATCTTGATCATTCTCTTACTTACCGCATGTCCTCGCAATCCTGAAAACAACGACCCTGTATGGAACTTGCCGGTAGGAGACAGAAGCGTGGAAGAAACGGAGACTCTCGAAATAACTCTCTCCGACCACGTGTCCGACCCCGACGGCAACTCTCTAAGTTTCTCTTTATCGGGCAAAGGAAGTATTTCCGCGGGAGGGGTTTACTCATACTCCCCGGGAATAGGCGAAGCCTCTACGGATTTCGAAGAGTCGGCAGTCTATGCCGTCACAATCACTGCAAATGACGGGAAGGGAGGAGCGGCAAGCGAGAACTTCAACGTGACCGTAACACCGGAAAATGATCCCCCGGTCTGGTTGACTGTTCCCGACAAGACAGTACAGGAGGGTTCCACTCTTACGATACTTCTAACGACTTACGCCAGCGATCCCGACGGAGATGCCCTGGCCTTCGATATACCCGAAGGGCCGGGAGAAATCGACGGCAACAACTACGAATACACTCCTTCCTATGAAGAAGCCGCAATGAATTTTGAAGAGGCTGCAGTGTATAACGTAGAACTCAGGGCGATTGATTCGAAAGGCGCAACTGCAACGACGAGTTTCCAGGTGACCGTGACCAACAAGAACAGAGTTCCGGAGCTCTCTATACCCTCTCCGCAATATGTCACCGCCGGAAAGACTCTCACGCTCGACGTGGCACTCTTCGCGTACGATCCCGACGGAGATGCGATCTCTTTTTCAAAGGTAGCAGGTGTCGGTTCAGTAACCGGTAGTACGTTTACTTACTCTCCTGCACTGAGCGATTCGGGCACAAGAAACGCGACCATCAGGGCAAACGATGGAAACGGAGGGGTGACCGATCAGACTGTCGAGATAAATATCAACGCGAGCCACATCAATAATCCTCCAAACGTCCCCGGGAAACCCTTGCCGGCAAACAATGCAATGACACAGCCTGCCGCTTTGACCCTGACGTGGTTTGGAGGAGATCCGGACGGTGATCCGGTCACGTACGACGTATACTTCGGTCTCTCTCCTGCGGCGCTGAGCTTTAAAACAAATACAAGCACCAGAACGTATTCGACCGGCTCTCTCAACAGCTCTACTTATTATTACTGGCAGATAGTGGCGAAGGACAACAAGGGAGCCTCAACGACCGGACCGGTATGGCGTTTCCGTACTGCACCGACGCAAGCCTTTGTCGAGAATTTCGAATCATATTCTGCAGGTTCAATCGTCAGCTCATTTGGACCGTGGTATTACCAGGAGTACGGCAGCGTTACAAACCCCATAATCACAGAGATCGCCGGCCATGGAAAGGTAATTGCTTTTTACGGTGGAAACGGTTACAGCGTCGTATACACTCCAAAGGTAGATCCATTCAAACTAGGCTATCTGGAATACGATGTCAGACTAGCCTCAACCTCAATTCCAAGGTGGGGCTGGATCGGTCCTAACAACTCGCTAGCGTATACAGGAATAGGCTATCTTGATGGAAAGAGAGCCATCGTCTGCTGGACACAAGAGGGCGGCTCCTATCACTCGGAAAGAGTAATGGATATTGGTCCGGGAATCTGGTATAGAGTCAAAGTGGTCTTCAATATGTCAACGGGTGGCGCGGCAGTATATGTAGATGGAACGTTCAAGAGGAGTTTTTCTTTCACACCGGTTCCCTCTGGAACAAATGGGGTAAGAATGTCCACCAGTAATTACAACTATTCGTATGTCATGTTCGACAACATCAGTTTGTGGGTCACAGATACCGGTTACGTGCCGTAA
- a CDS encoding uroporphyrinogen decarboxylase family protein, which translates to MTSRERILTALDHNEPDRVPIDLGGMRSTGIHAKAYRRFVDYLGYRDLPVKVFDVHQMLAFVDDEIRREVHSDAIELKRLNGGFETRIDSWNGRNIFDDGSRYLFPDGFDPKVKEDGSLVIERDGVEVAAMPRGGHYFDRSYFPLAHAGRKEEISALVMPRLTGEEIEFLKAQLTGIRESTDCAVIGAFGGNFLEAGHSMFGYQEFMERLITDRPLMEFFLDRLLETYLVDLEKYLSALGDDIDIIQIGDDYGTQENTAISPRIFRSIFKPRLKTLCDFIHRKKPDLFIFLHSCGSVYTFIPDFIEVGVQILNPVQTNAKNMEPERLKNEFGRDIVFWGGGCDTQHVLPFGTLKDLEDDIRRRIDIFSPGGGFVFSPIHNIQAEVPPEKIFRLFECAYEYGSQ; encoded by the coding sequence ATGACATCGCGTGAAAGAATCCTTACCGCTTTGGACCACAACGAACCTGACCGCGTTCCCATCGATCTGGGAGGAATGAGGTCGACTGGTATTCATGCTAAAGCTTACAGGAGGTTTGTCGATTATCTCGGTTACCGTGATCTTCCAGTAAAGGTTTTCGATGTTCATCAGATGCTTGCCTTTGTCGATGATGAGATCAGAAGAGAAGTCCATTCCGATGCGATCGAACTCAAGAGACTGAATGGAGGCTTTGAAACTCGAATCGATTCCTGGAACGGGCGAAACATCTTTGATGATGGATCGAGATACCTCTTTCCAGATGGATTCGACCCGAAAGTGAAAGAGGACGGTTCACTCGTAATCGAGAGGGACGGTGTCGAAGTTGCTGCAATGCCCCGGGGCGGCCACTACTTCGACAGGAGCTACTTTCCCCTGGCCCATGCCGGGAGAAAAGAGGAGATCTCGGCCCTTGTTATGCCAAGATTGACTGGCGAGGAAATCGAGTTCTTGAAGGCTCAGCTCACGGGAATACGCGAATCGACAGACTGCGCCGTGATCGGGGCTTTCGGGGGGAACTTCCTTGAGGCCGGCCATTCAATGTTCGGGTACCAGGAGTTCATGGAGAGGCTCATTACCGATCGGCCTCTCATGGAGTTCTTTCTTGACCGTCTTCTAGAGACCTATCTTGTAGATCTGGAGAAGTATCTCTCTGCCCTGGGAGACGATATAGATATTATTCAGATCGGCGACGATTACGGCACCCAGGAGAACACCGCGATATCGCCACGAATTTTCAGATCTATCTTCAAACCTAGACTTAAGACCCTGTGCGACTTCATTCATAGGAAGAAACCCGATCTTTTCATCTTTCTTCACTCCTGCGGGTCTGTCTATACCTTCATACCAGATTTCATAGAAGTCGGTGTTCAGATACTGAATCCGGTTCAGACCAACGCGAAGAATATGGAGCCGGAAAGGCTGAAGAATGAATTCGGAAGAGATATCGTCTTCTGGGGAGGGGGATGCGATACACAGCACGTCCTGCCTTTCGGAACACTAAAGGACCTTGAGGACGATATTCGCCGCCGCATCGACATTTTTTCTCCTGGGGGAGGCTTCGTTTTTTCTCCCATCCACAACATTCAGGCCGAAGTACCACCCGAAAAGATCTTCAGACTTTTCGAGTGCGCATACGAATACGGTTCTCAATAA